The Deinococcus koreensis genome window below encodes:
- a CDS encoding ABC transporter ATP-binding protein: protein MIPPPSAPPPALHLRGITKRFPGVVANDRVDLSVGRGEVLALLGENGAGKSTLISILYGLYQPDEGTVELAGRPVRIGSPAQARTLGIGLVPQHPLLVSRHTVAENLALGFGSGLFPARGVTARIRELSQQYGLEVDASARVSDLSPGEKQRVEIIRALLGGAQVLILDEPTSVLTPQEAGSLFRVMRDLRADGRSLIFISHKLDEVLAVADRVTVLRRGKVVGEVPTLGATRESLAELMVGRSVDFTRKRGAPGTGDVLLQVHGLQASGSRGLPALRGVSFELGRGEVLGVAGIAGNGQSELVEVLAGLHGATGEVTLDGRPLSGGAQERFRAGVAHIPEDRIHSGTVPSMTVAENVALRGYDRPPLARGLSRDLKRTDELARREVEAYAVSTPGIHTPSRLLSGGNIQKLILARELAGEPKLILAVHPTYGLDIGATDQVHRVLLERTTAGAGVLLVSEDLDELLSLSDRIGVMVGGSLLGPFPVGEVTRESLGLLMGGAHPHSLPGADQGVVAGGLA, encoded by the coding sequence ATGATTCCGCCACCATCAGCCCCTCCTCCGGCCCTGCATCTGCGGGGCATCACCAAGCGCTTTCCGGGCGTCGTGGCGAACGACCGCGTCGACCTGAGCGTGGGGCGCGGCGAGGTGCTGGCCCTGCTGGGAGAGAACGGCGCGGGCAAGAGCACCCTGATCTCCATCCTGTACGGCCTCTACCAGCCCGACGAGGGCACGGTCGAACTGGCCGGGCGACCGGTGCGGATCGGCAGCCCGGCGCAGGCGCGCACCCTCGGCATCGGGCTGGTGCCGCAGCACCCGCTGCTGGTCTCGCGGCACACGGTCGCGGAGAACCTGGCCCTGGGCTTCGGATCGGGCCTCTTCCCGGCCCGCGGCGTCACCGCGCGCATCCGCGAGCTGTCTCAGCAGTACGGGCTGGAGGTCGACGCGTCGGCACGGGTCTCCGACCTCTCGCCCGGCGAGAAGCAGCGCGTGGAGATCATCCGGGCCCTGCTGGGCGGCGCACAGGTGCTCATTCTGGACGAACCGACCTCGGTATTGACCCCGCAGGAGGCGGGGAGCCTGTTCCGCGTGATGCGCGATCTGCGCGCGGACGGCCGCTCCCTGATCTTCATCTCGCACAAACTGGACGAGGTGCTGGCTGTGGCCGACCGCGTGACCGTGCTGCGGCGCGGTAAGGTCGTGGGCGAGGTGCCCACGCTGGGCGCGACCCGCGAGTCGCTGGCCGAGCTGATGGTGGGGCGCTCGGTGGACTTCACCCGCAAGCGTGGGGCACCGGGGACGGGCGACGTGCTGCTGCAGGTGCACGGGCTGCAGGCCAGCGGTTCGCGCGGCCTGCCGGCCCTGCGCGGCGTGAGCTTCGAGCTGGGGCGCGGCGAGGTGCTGGGCGTGGCGGGCATCGCCGGCAACGGGCAGAGCGAACTCGTCGAGGTGCTGGCCGGGCTGCATGGGGCCACGGGCGAGGTGACGCTGGACGGGCGGCCCCTCTCGGGCGGCGCGCAGGAACGCTTCCGTGCGGGCGTGGCGCACATTCCCGAAGACCGCATCCACTCGGGCACCGTCCCCTCCATGACGGTGGCCGAGAACGTGGCCCTGCGGGGCTACGACCGGCCCCCACTGGCCCGCGGCTTGAGCCGCGACCTGAAGCGCACCGATGAGCTGGCGCGGCGCGAGGTCGAGGCGTACGCCGTCTCCACGCCGGGCATCCACACGCCCAGCCGGCTGCTCAGTGGCGGCAACATCCAGAAGCTGATCCTGGCGCGCGAACTGGCCGGCGAGCCGAAGCTGATCCTGGCGGTTCACCCCACCTACGGGCTGGACATCGGCGCGACCGATCAGGTGCACCGCGTCCTGCTGGAGCGCACCACGGCGGGCGCGGGCGTGCTGCTGGTCAGCGAGGATCTCGATGAGCTGCTCAGCCTGTCCGACCGGATCGGCGTGATGGTCGGGGGCTCGCTGCTGGGGCCGTTCCCGGTGGGCGAGGTCACGCGCGAGTCGCTGGGCCTGCTGATGGGCGGCGCGCACCCCCACAGCCTGCCGGGCGCGGATCAGGGAGTCGTCGCCGGGGGACTGGCGTGA